The nucleotide window cactctacaatatcaggaagataagacccttcctctctgtacatgccacacaactgctcgttcagtcccttgtcataactagactggactactgtaacgctctcattgcagaccttcctgcatgtgctattagacctctccaaatgatccagaatgcagcagcacgtctggtctttaatgaacctaagagagcacatgttacaccactctttgtctctctccactggctgccggttcatgcacgtattaaattcaaggccctgatgctggcatacaaaacagtcactgggtctgctccagcatacctaaaaacatttatgcagagctacgttcccaccagaagcctcgcggtcggctaaggaacgtcgccttgtcgtaccaaaacaaagaggcaccaaaacactttcccggactttcagtttcatcataccacggtggtggaatgaccttcccaactcaatccgggaagctaactcactctctatcttcaaaaagcggctaaaaacacatcttttccaaaagcacttaaccggtcaataaaaaaaaaaaaaaaaaaaactatatatatatatatatttacatttcttgttgcacttaaatctgttttgtatattattatgatgatagtgaaactttgtaatatggcactttttgtaccactgtctccctaagatgattcgctgatgttcttcctcttttgtaagtcgctttggataaaagcgtctgccaaatgaataaatgtaaatgtaaatgtgctgcGGTGATGAGGCCCTATATATATCATTTGAATATATGTCGTTttatattaatgtgattttagcatgttaatgttagATGAAAAAAAGGAagtaaaatatgtgtaatgttaCTTTATTTGCAAGTTGATTGTTGTAATGTATATAATGCATTGAGTATCTAATTGTGTTTTTGGCCTTGTCTTTTGCAAGgtcgttttttcttttttccattttttccccttttttaaattttttccttCCCAATCTATCTTCACCGGAGTTGGATGCTGATCATATTTTGCTCAGTATTTGATGAATTCTAATGAGGATTCTGAACTCAAATTGTCCCTGCCTCACGCTAAAAGGTGTCAAAATGCGTTGCAGGGACTGGCGAGCCATAACCATATAAAGACTGAACCTTGGATCAGGATCtgaaaatgttctgcattttcgCATGAACTGTGTTGTTCAAGAACTGATGTATGTGAAAAGGAATTCCGGGGAAGCTGTGTCATTACACTAACACTGAACTGAATTATCTCAATTTATATTGAGACTGGTATTGAATGCCAATttgatttaatgtgatttatttttgtaatttttataatTGGGACTGAGCTAATTTCTAAATGACTAGatagaatataaataaatgtattagtatttattaataaataggccaaaagaaattaaaaaatagcCAATAGTAATTCAAATGGGGAACTAATTAATAAATTGCAAGTAAGAATACATTTCAGAGTGTAAATTGGGAGAAGTCATTTTTTTGTCTTGTGTATTGTGATGTTTTAACTGTtctgtatggaatgatattccggacattattcaaaaggaattgcaaattgtatttgcaattgcgttttcaatttgtggacgcataaaatgtgacaatccaaacgcaattgcaaatcgcgcattaccgtttgcattttcgtttaagcgaacacacagtgactgccaaatttcaaatggaaaagcatttgcaactgtgtttcccatatcttacgagttttggccctgtcatatttaaatagcaatccatgtctgctttttcactttctcagcgtcgcgtatgtagccagccaaaactcaaatggaatactaattcccttagtatttccatttccgatgccttacacggaaacctgtcaatcagggtcaagggtgggattatgctatggggcgtgtttgtcttgggaagtgacgtcactcacagtcgacggtcaagaggtgatgccctgaacagacgccggtttatcaaatcaaataaaatcaaatcactttattgtcacactaccatgtacacaagtgcaacagtaggtgaaattcttgtgtgcagttccgagcaacataacagtcatgacagtgacgagacatataccaattacaataaacaacatacttacactacacaatttacatatcaaatgtacacatacttacacaacacaataattatatacaatgcacagtatacaatacacacaatatacaatacaataagtaggtgtatatgaaatatatatatatatatatatatatatatatatatatatatgaagtagtatattgaggagaatatgttgacatttcagtgtgagattatagatgaataaagtgcagtgctaattattgatcgtgatagactgtgagtgatgtcacttcccaagacaaacacgccccatagcataatcccacccttgaccctgattgacaggtttccgtgtaaggcatcggaaatggaaatactaagggaattagtattccatttgagttttggctggctacatacgcgacgctgagaaagtgaaaaagcagacgtggtaattgaaattgctatttaaatatgacagggccaaaactcgtaagatatgggaaacacagttgcaaacggactttgcttttccatttgaaatttggcagtcactgtgcgttcgcttaaacgaaaatgcaaacggtaatgcgcgatttgcaattgcgtttggattatgtcacattttatgcgtccacaaattgaaaacgcaattgcaaatacaatttgcaattccttttgaataatgtctggaatatcattccatagttttgttttttaaacacatcttaattttttttgtactACAGCCAGTGTTGTTGTCATTTCCTTCCCCCCTTGTTGTTGAGCCTGTCTCTTGAGCGAGtttagtcttctgatatctggtTCATATCTGAAATTTGTGCATCCTCCTTGTTCTCATTTCCATTGGTCGTAGGGTGCGAGAGAGGTTTGCACTCGTTTCACGGCGCGGGTTACGTCAGCTTTGCTTATTTTTATTCTCATACATTCTTAATTTCATATGTTACATCATATGTGcatgggggggcgtggtcgtgtgtcggtctgcgggagagagagagagcggtaaggcttgtcacctggtttgtaattatctctaacacctgtgtcttgctgtagtgatacggagagagacatttaaaaggGAAGCCAAGTGccgagtgggagagagagagtggatccagagAGATccacagtgtgtattttacctgttgctgctggcaccttgCTCTAGTccgtgtttgtagcctgctagatTTGTTAGCATTgcttatctatctgttttcatcctttaatccttaacatctgccatttttcagcacgcATCGTGTTTTCCTCCACTtcattctcttatcgcgattacACTGCATGCATTTTACAGGCCACACCCGTATTTACTCCTGTGTTACACAAATTATTACATCAATCTCAAAGCACCTCTTATCAAGAATAACaacaattgcatgagggattcacattgATCTCAAATCCTCACCGCTGAGGAACAAGCAACAACAACAATTGCGGTAAGACATGGCAtacactcatgttatttcttactgcactgcatgtcacatgtttacaatagcctcctctgtcagcagtgagggattcacatgtgataaatgtaaggaattagtcaggctgactgagaaggttaatgagttagagacatgcatccgaacgctagtggaggtcagtgagaaagagaagctggtagatactgtttcgaaTCCAGGTagaacagagagcaacacacacactctggttccggctgtagagcccctgcagcagggcgtttgggtgacgtctcggtggcatactcgctcGGCATAGCAataccactctcccattcctgttagggtttccaatcgattctccccactcagtgatgttgaaagagccctttttattggtgattctattgtaaggaacatggaaatagagactccagccactattgttaaaggCATTTCAGGTGCCAgagtgtctgacatcaaatcaaatttagaaGTGCtagctaatgctaaatgtagattttctaaaattgttattcatatcggtactaatgatgtccggcttcgccagtcagacatcactaaagataatgttaaagagttgtgtaaatttgcaaaaacgatgtcaaaCACTGTAGGCCcgctccctgctcgtcgtggtgacgaggtttatagtagattagtgtcactgaatggctggatgtctgagtggtgtctagAGAATAGCATTGGATTtgtagacaattggaagagtttttggggtagacctgaccagCTAAAGAGAGATTGTTAAAGTTATAGACGATGGCGTGCTCGCCTCCTATAACCCTAATCTAAACTAACCCTAATTCAAACCCTTACcttaaacctacccgtacctcaacctcaatagcagcaaatgtgaatctagTGAGCAtttgcagaacagcatgtagttacacaataaaagcattgtattgtatgtattttaatattagtacatagtagttaaagacacttaatGTAAAGTGGGACCTTAATTTTTGGcacatttaaagtgttaaaatatcaTGTGGTGTGACCGTCCAGCCATAACTTGTGTTATGTTAACATAATTTGCATGATTCTATAACTGTTCTGTATTACGACACAAAACTCCAAAGGATTTGTATTATTTACATCAGAATACATAAATGTGCATTGCCTGATAATGGTCGTTTTATGTGGTGCAACCGACAAGAGAATGCCATTTGAAGAAAAGTGTTTAAGGACCAGAAGTGACATCATACAGCAACATGCAAAGGACATCTGGATACAGGTTCAAGGCATTACCACTCTTAAATTTGAAAATTCGGACGCACCACATGACATTACGGTTACAAGAATAGATtaacttaataaaaatacattaaactaatttaattttgtgtttctaTTAAAATTGTTGAGTACAAAactgttaaaataatttatatatatatatatatatatatatatatatatatatatatatatatatatatatatataatatataccaCCTGCATAGAACCGTTTTCATTGCATTTGCCCTCTAAGTGCAATAAACCCACAAATCTATAATCATGAGCACTGTAACAGATTCCAATCTGATGTTACGGTTCAACGGCACCATATTGAACAACCTGACCACACTTACTGAGGACATGCACTGTAAATGAGCCAATTGGAACTCAACCCATATGACCAATCAACCACCTTCCATCAGCTACAAAGTGGAGTTTACTTCAACCTTGGAGATATCCACCATCTGGTTTCATTTAAACAGCTGACAGCTGCTCTCCAGTTCTGCAGACAAGACTCATTTGTCCATGATAGAGCAGATAAGAGTCTTCTGAAGCACACTAACAGAAGTATTTGACCTCGGCTCTGTATTAAGTGAGCAATCGAATTATGAATCCATCTGTAATTGATTGAAACACAGCCGACTCAGCAAGAGGGAGTCAGACATCACAAGATTTGTTCGCACGGTCGTCTCAAAATAAAATCAGCGCTCCTTAAAAAGAGGCTAATGTCCTGCCTCTCACACTTATGTCTTCACACATAATGCTATTGGTTCACAGGTTTGCTTCATCTTGATTATaacagtgtggagcggaggggggcggggccaggctgtaatgtcgcacgcccggtccccaatcggcctgatggggcgcaaacctccgacccccagcggacagaatgcccctccgcttttctggcggcacctggggacattcctccgcccctggcagtggccctacctctccaggcgatcggggagttacttccctcctcccctcgcagacggcggtcttccctcgacccctctgaCGTTCTAGGGGACGGCAggccactcctccgcccctggcagcggctccatcgcttcaggaggtcggggaatccagtccccactcgccccgcggacggcaACGGTCGgtccggcagatggcagcggcgctcccctgggtggacggcagtgtcgaggactctgcgacgggcatccctcctccctcccgggtttaggcaccaatgtaagggggttaagatgggcaaggaggcggcgagaaccggcttgtcaatataaatcataatttaatgaaaacttaaaccaaaacacacaaacataaacacacacatgacggacatgcatgtaattctctctctctctaaccgtcgtcaccggccgcctttatccctcgcgcgccccatcaggccgattggggaccgggcgtgcgacattctagtcCGGCctcgcccccctccactccacacagTGCATTAATTTTACCATGCACATGTTGTGCAAccattggttgctagggtgttctacatggttgctaggtggttgcttactgcccCAAGTcaaaagtctctatgatattctggcttGGATCCCTCCTCCAGTGTAAGTCTAtgagatagttcacccatttTATTGTAGTGCATCATCTGTGTATGACAAGTCAATATATGATTGAAAAAGTGTTAAAAGCCCAAATGAAACATCTGGGTCATTAATGACTACACGGTgaaattaaaagcacattttatgatttttttttcccaaaaggCACTCATTACATTTCAGGTAACGTTTGCACAACCATTCATGTGACAGAGAGCATGACAATATtttgggccgggtcgtgatcctgcgcaCCGGTCCCGTAtaaggctaattatgcctccgtgaggtttaaaggctgactgcagagggccgtgcgggagagagagatcgttagcggacatgtccgtcatgtgtgtttatgtcttcttttaagtttctcattaaaatatgatttatatcgtcaagctggttctcgcctcctccttgcccatcctttaactgttataCAGAGTGTTTTGTGTTGATTGTTAATCCCTGTTTCCTCCTTTCCCGATGAACGAGAGGCTTGCCagcatatatgttttatgcaAAAATAGAGTTACGTGTTTAAAACTAAAATGCTAAATTACTTCAATATCTGTTGCCCGGTCAACAgacattagggatgcaccgatgtatctgTCACCGATATTTATCGGCCCATTATTAACCAAATCAAAACCATCAGAATATCAGTCATAAGCATGAAACACACATATGAAAAATCAATGTTTTAGGCTTATCtataattacatatatttattgcATTGGGAAAAGTTAATAATCTTTAGTATTTTCTGAGTGTAATATAAAGAAACGTCTCCCAAAATAAAGGAAATCCAAGTAAAGTATGCAAACTAGAAATGTGTAATGTTCAATGTTAGAACTGCGAAAACAGGAGCACAAATGCTTTAAAATTGCAACCTTTTTCTCCacatctttttattaatttttggaCTCTTTATCCTTTTTATGTAGTATTTATTTCATTGTGGCTTTCTTAAAAGTTTGGCCTGGCATGTGTTCAACACGTCCAATCCATGCtcattgtaaattatttattaataaaacagcttttgtctactgatatttttgtttaaacaacAGTTTTGCATATTTGAAGATATTAAAGAtaactgattttattatatgatcAGAACAGAGTTATGCAACATATGCTTCAAACAGTGCAGTTTTTTTTGGCTTGTGATTCAAAAGGAACAATGGTCTACAAATGTTACCAAAAACAGGATTTGGCTCAATTGGTTTAATCACTATGGCTTTAATTCCAgtcattttgttttcaaataacatggtaacactttacaataaggttccgttCATtatcattagtaaatgcattaggtatcatgaacaaacagtgAATGCATTTATTAGtccatagtgcattaactaatgtaaactaatgcaacttttgattttaaaaatatattatgttgtaactaacattaaccaagtttagtaaatgctctaaaagtattgttcattgttaggtcaTGTTATCTAATGGAAccagtaacactttattttagggacgagaaattagacagtaattattaataattggACTAGTTACGGACTTGCCGATTAGcctctttacatttgtttttttttttcctaacaattaacttattagtaaaaaaaaaaatagctagtAAGAGGCAAAGTGCATCCTTCATAGGTTCTCGTGACACTGTGTGAATGTGCAGcttataagtataaaataaatatcaaagtCAGAGACTTTAATGCTTAGTGTAAATAGCCAAAAAAGCGTCTTCTTATTAtatagatgctatttgcacccctgattaaatactaacataaagTATAGGGGCAttaacatgtttattgtttatttagagtcccacagacaccctacaccaacccctaagcCTAAATCTGGCCCTAAACCTGAACCTAAACCTGGCCCTAAACCTGACCATATAACTAAACCTGGCCCTAAACctgaccctaaacctaaacctgaccctaaacctgaccctaaccctaaacctgaccTTAATCCtgaccctaaacataaccctaaacttgacactaaacctaacctaaacatgaccctaaacctaaccctaagcctccacatgctgtgagtctccgcggtgtcgtgcacaacgagtcacgtgataagatgcgcggattgacggtctcagaagcggaggcaactgagacgtcctccaccacccagattgaggtgagtaaccatgccacctcGAGGACCGACTAAGTTGTGgatcaaaatgcaaaataaataaatgaaaaactgaCATCATCAAAAGATTGTTTAGGACATCCCCTAAATCCTTTCAACCAAATCTAAAACTGTCTCCAATAAATGAATCGTCAATAGAGGTTCATGTTTTTACTCCTTGAACATCCATCATACATCACAGACTTATTTGTGTGTCTGAAGAGGCTACTGACCTGCTACTGAAAACAGCAAAAGCAGTCTAGAAAGTCTCTATCTGTCATTATAAAAAACATGAAGATCATTTATTTATGGTGATGCCGATCTGTATTCCTTGTCATCTCTGAGTCCTTTCGCGTTTTTGGCAAGtaggaaattgtcatcatttggGCACAGTGACAATCAACTGCAGCTCATTGTAGTGAGAGCCACAGCAGCCTAAATAAAAAAGGCACAATTtccacctgtcatcatttacacacactcatgtcattccaaacctcttTAAGAAACAAGATCATACGGGTTTGCAGGGCCAGTGCTAGGATGCAATCTTTGGTTGGGAACTTGTATGTTCACTTGTATTCTTTTGCCATCAGTCCGGGGACGAATTGCCCCTTGATTGTTTTGCTGTCAGCAAGGGCATCAGAAGTTCCTCGAAGCAAATCTAGGGGGAGCAATGTCCCCTCAGTCCCCTTTAAACCCGGCCAGATTCAGAACACCATGATTGTGAGAAAATGACTAAATTAACTCTGAGGTTTTCCATCTAATCCTACGGTTGATGTCTTTATTTACCTCTCTTGTTCTTTGGTTTGTACAGGTTCAAAACCGTTCTGCTGTTTGGGTTCTTCAGAATAGTGAGGTAAACATGTGAAGCTCGTGTTCGCCTCCTTTCCCATcttctcctcctccacctcctcttcctccttctcctctctcctctcctcgCACAGCGTGACATTACTGCTGTTACTGCTGAGAACTTCACCCGCTCTGCTCGCGTCTTCCGGAATATTCCTGCGGAGGTCTTTGCTCTTGTTGCGTTTGGTCAGTTTGGTGAGCGAGCCGAAGCGGTTGAGGATGTTTTCCTCGGAGGTCGTCTGCTCTCCGCTGCGCTCGACATTGAGTCGCAGTTTGTTCAGTTTATTGTCGATACTCTCCTGCGAGGAGGTCTTAAAGCGCCCAGCGTCCAGACTAGCGAAGATGGCTCGTTTTTCAGGCGACAGCATGTCTAGCGAGTGAGCGCGCTGCTCCAGACCCAAACACCGGTGCTCCATGCTGCGGATGGTGGCCGCTCTTTGAAGTTTATCGTGGACCTCGCCACTGAGGCGTCGCCGTGTCTCGCGAAACTCTGCGGCAACGTttgccttccattcagccgcatGAGCCTTAAACCCGCCAACCTGTGTAATTAAATCAATGAAGTTAAACAACAGCAAGCCAGTATATCAAATGCTCACATTTTCTAGATAATTGTGctggcattttgtagatccatttttgatagatatacatgccgggtctctaaagagtgtttggtgaaatagGCCATGAACATACATCTAGTGTTAGATGATGTGTATTAGGCATTTCATACCTCTTCTTTAGTTTTCTTGGAGAGAACCCTGAGCCAGTCTCCGATCATGCTGAGAACTGCTGCAAAATACGCCAGACCCACCAAAATCCAGAACCAAACCAGCGGCTTGTACCATTTCATGTAATTGATTTTTCGATCCCCACCTACAAAAAAATGGTACATCATAAAGAGTGTTCAAAAGAGCGAGAGTAAATCTATTGGTTGAAACTTCATATTAACATGGACAAAACAGTTTCTCATAGAGGtcaaccaatagtggattttaccaTTACATAaccaaggtggtggaaaaggctgataactaggggcagctgtggctcaggtggtagagtgggttgtccactgtAAAGGGATATAgtaaaatcacgacccagccccacccttcaccctgtcacattcctccctagttctctcaggccggggagggaaacaaaaattaGGAAATTtagggtacttcctgtaacagtgtagtacccccaacaacaacaaaaaaaacactgcaaaatttaaaagagagggaaaaggccaatgcagaacagcagtgggagagagagagagagagagagagagagagagagagagagagagagagagagagagagggaaaaaaggcGGTCAGCCGGTCCTCTATTAACCCCGCCGCGTTTAGCGGCTGGAAGTGGTCAGCAGCCCCGACAGCTAAAGGTGGTCGGCcgggagccccttctccccttgcggccGTCCGACCGCTTGTGTTTTTGCTCTCAGGTGGCCAGCCTCCTCCGTCatccggcagatggccgtggctgctccgctggggtggatggtagcggcgaggactctactatggcgtatccctcctccctcctccctcctgggtatttggcaccagtgtaaagggaacaatggaaaggaggaggcgagaaccaaattgaaaatataaataaaattttcatGTAAAACTgaaatcaaaagacacaaacataaacacatgatggtcagctgcccataaacgatctctctctctatcgcaccaccactcacagtcagcctttatccctctcagaggcttaattagcctgataagggaccgggtgtgtaaaatcatgacccggccccgccctccaccctgtcacagttgTTTTTTGAACACATCATATTTCCACATACCTGCTACATAATCTCCAATGCCAACAGTCGTGAGAGTAATGACGACGAAGTAAATGGCTTCTAGAGTACTCCATCCCTCGATGTGTTTGAAGATCACCGCTGGAATGGTGACAAACACGATGCAACCAGCCAGAATGAAGAGAATGGTGGATGTGACGCGGATTTTAGTCTGGCTGATTTGCTTGTGTTTTTGCTTAAGAGGATGAATAACAAAAGAAATGTTTTCATTCAAAGGATCAATTTTAagacagatttttacattttgaagaa belongs to Xyrauchen texanus isolate HMW12.3.18 chromosome 16, RBS_HiC_50CHRs, whole genome shotgun sequence and includes:
- the LOC127656791 gene encoding potassium channel subfamily K member 10-like, with protein sequence MKFPLENPRKQVNWDLEQVAVQTTIVPPEKVQPVAVQSNLVQASVATMQKPMGCDGRANGHCVLPRLSISSRSASMVTGLDSGADGSALHSVMKWKTVLAVFVVVVVYLVCGGLAFSALEQPFESNQKDNITQEKALFLQRNPCVSPAELEALIKYAVDAVSAGVSPIGDTSYNSSHWDLGSAFFFAGTVITTIGYGNIAPSTEGGKIFCILYAIFGIPLFGFLLAGIGDQLGTMFMKSILKVEKIFRQKHKQISQTKIRVTSTILFILAGCIVFVTIPAVIFKHIEGWSTLEAIYFVVITLTTVGIGDYVAGGDRKINYMKWYKPLVWFWILVGLAYFAAVLSMIGDWLRVLSKKTKEEVGGFKAHAAEWKANVAAEFRETRRRLSGEVHDKLQRAATIRSMEHRCLGLEQRAHSLDMLSPEKRAIFASLDAGRFKTSSQESIDNKLNKLRLNVERSGEQTTSEENILNRFGSLTKLTKRNKSKDLRRNIPEDASRAGEVLSSNSSNVTLCEERREEKEEEEVEEEKMGKEANTSFTCLPHYSEEPKQQNGFEPVQTKEQER